In a genomic window of Muntiacus reevesi chromosome 1, mMunRee1.1, whole genome shotgun sequence:
- the ZBTB7B gene encoding zinc finger and BTB domain-containing protein 7B isoform X1 — protein sequence MGGKQAGGQDRSRAPSPRAWRGTRFSPHPEPQQLQPADPKAERGQEELPARPLSVQEKMGSPEDDLIGIPFPDHSSELLSCLNEQRQLGHLCDLTIRTQGLEYRTHRAVLAACSHYFKKLFTEGGGGALSGAGGGGTAAGGAGAGVCELDFVGPEALGALLEFAYTATLTTSSANMPAVLQAARLLEIPCVIAACMEILQGSGLEAPSPDEDDCERARQYLEAFACTATASASGVPNGDDSPPQAPLPPPPPPPPRPVARRSRKPRKAFLQAKGARANHLVPDVPTQPLTYEEEEEAGRVGSSGGSGPGDSYSPPTGTASPPERPLSYEAYEGEEEEEELVYPPPYGLAQGGGPPLSPEELGSDEDAIDPDLMAYLSSLHQDTLPAGLDSQDKLVRKRRSQMPQECPVCHKIIHGAGKLPRHMRTHTGEKPFACEVCGVRFTRNDKLKIHMRKHTGERPYSCSHCPARFLHSYDLKNHMHLHTGDRPYECHLCHKAFAKEDHLQRHLKGQNCLEVRTRRRRKDDAPPHYPPPSAATSSPAGLDLSNGHLDTFRLSLARFWETSAPTGPPDSTPGPPDDEEEEGAPTTPQAEGAMDTS from the exons GAGAAGATGGGGAGCCCTGAGGATGACCTGATCGGGATTCCATTCCCAGACCACAGCAGTGAGCTCCTGAGCTGCCTCAATGAGCAGCGCCAGCTGGGCCACCTCTGTGACCTCACCATCCGGACGCAGGGCCTGGAGTACCGCACCCACCGGGCTGTGCTGGCTGCCTGCAGCCACTACTTCAAGAAGCTCTTCACCGAGGGTGGTGGGGGCGCGCTCTCGGGCGCTGGGGGCGGTGGGACAGCTGCCGGGGGTGCAGGGGCCGGCGTGTGTGAGTTGGACTTTGTGGGGCCGGAGGCACTGGGTGCCCTGCTCGAGTTTGCCTACACAGCCACCCTGACCACCAGCAGCGCCAACATGCCGGCAGTACTGCAGGCCGCACGGCTGCTGGAGATCCCCTGTGTCATCGCGGCCTGCATGGAGATTCTGCAGGGCAGCGGACTAGAGGCGCCCAGCCCGGACGAGGACGACTGTGAGCGCGCGCGGCAGTACCTGGAAGCCTTCGCCTGTACAGCCACCGCCTCAGCTTCGGGAGTCCCCAATGGTGACGACAGCCCTCCACAGGCACCCctcccgccgccgccaccgccgccgcctcgGCCTGTTGCCCGCCGCAGCCGCAAGCCCCGAAAAGCTTTCCTGCAGGCCAAGGGGGCCCGGGCCAACCACCTGGTGCCCGACGTGCCCACCCAGCCCTTAACctacgaggaggaggaggaggcgggcagAGTGGGCAGCAGCGGGGGCAGCGGGCCGGGGGACAGCTACAGCCCTCCCACAGGGACTGCCTCACCCCCCGAGAGGCCCCTGAGCTACGAGGCCTACGAGGgtgaagaagaagaggaggagctgGTGTACCCCCCGCCCTACGGGCTGGCACAGGGCGGCGGGCCCCCACTGTCCCCAGAGGAGCTGGGTTCAGACGAGGATGCCATCGATCCTGACCTGATGGCCTACCTCAGCTCCCTGCACCAGGACACCCTGCCAGCGGGCCTGGACAGCCAGGACAAGCTGGTGCGCAAACGCCGTTCCCAGATGCCCCAGGAGTGCCCCGTCTGCCACAAGATCATCCACGGGGCGGGCAAACTGCCACGCCACATGAGGACCCATACGGGTGAGAAGCCCTTCGCCTGTGAAGTCTGCGGCGTCCGTTTCACCCG GAATGACAAGCTGAAGATCCACATGCGGAAGCACACCGGAGAGCGCCCCTATTCGTGCTCGCACTGCCCGGCCCGCTTCCTGCACAGCTACGACCTCAAGAACCACATGCACCTGCACACGGGGGACCGGCCCTACGAGTGCCACCTGTGCCACAAGGCTTTCGCCAAGGAGGACCACCTGCAGCGCCACCTCAAGGGCCAGAACTGCCTGGAGGTGCGCACCCGGCGGCGCCGCAAGGACGATGCGCCCCCTCACTACCCCCCGCCCTCCGCCGCCACCTCGTCCCCTGCCGGCCTCGACCTCTCCAACGGCCACTTGGACACCTTCCGCCTGTCTCTGGCTCGCTTCTGGGAGACATCCGCCCCTACCGGGCCCCCAGACTCCACCCCAGGGCCCCCTGAtgacgaggaggaggagggggcacccACCACACCTCAGGCTGAAGGTGCCATGGACACCTCTTAA
- the ZBTB7B gene encoding zinc finger and BTB domain-containing protein 7B isoform X2 — MGSPEDDLIGIPFPDHSSELLSCLNEQRQLGHLCDLTIRTQGLEYRTHRAVLAACSHYFKKLFTEGGGGALSGAGGGGTAAGGAGAGVCELDFVGPEALGALLEFAYTATLTTSSANMPAVLQAARLLEIPCVIAACMEILQGSGLEAPSPDEDDCERARQYLEAFACTATASASGVPNGDDSPPQAPLPPPPPPPPRPVARRSRKPRKAFLQAKGARANHLVPDVPTQPLTYEEEEEAGRVGSSGGSGPGDSYSPPTGTASPPERPLSYEAYEGEEEEEELVYPPPYGLAQGGGPPLSPEELGSDEDAIDPDLMAYLSSLHQDTLPAGLDSQDKLVRKRRSQMPQECPVCHKIIHGAGKLPRHMRTHTGEKPFACEVCGVRFTRNDKLKIHMRKHTGERPYSCSHCPARFLHSYDLKNHMHLHTGDRPYECHLCHKAFAKEDHLQRHLKGQNCLEVRTRRRRKDDAPPHYPPPSAATSSPAGLDLSNGHLDTFRLSLARFWETSAPTGPPDSTPGPPDDEEEEGAPTTPQAEGAMDTS, encoded by the exons ATGGGGAGCCCTGAGGATGACCTGATCGGGATTCCATTCCCAGACCACAGCAGTGAGCTCCTGAGCTGCCTCAATGAGCAGCGCCAGCTGGGCCACCTCTGTGACCTCACCATCCGGACGCAGGGCCTGGAGTACCGCACCCACCGGGCTGTGCTGGCTGCCTGCAGCCACTACTTCAAGAAGCTCTTCACCGAGGGTGGTGGGGGCGCGCTCTCGGGCGCTGGGGGCGGTGGGACAGCTGCCGGGGGTGCAGGGGCCGGCGTGTGTGAGTTGGACTTTGTGGGGCCGGAGGCACTGGGTGCCCTGCTCGAGTTTGCCTACACAGCCACCCTGACCACCAGCAGCGCCAACATGCCGGCAGTACTGCAGGCCGCACGGCTGCTGGAGATCCCCTGTGTCATCGCGGCCTGCATGGAGATTCTGCAGGGCAGCGGACTAGAGGCGCCCAGCCCGGACGAGGACGACTGTGAGCGCGCGCGGCAGTACCTGGAAGCCTTCGCCTGTACAGCCACCGCCTCAGCTTCGGGAGTCCCCAATGGTGACGACAGCCCTCCACAGGCACCCctcccgccgccgccaccgccgccgcctcgGCCTGTTGCCCGCCGCAGCCGCAAGCCCCGAAAAGCTTTCCTGCAGGCCAAGGGGGCCCGGGCCAACCACCTGGTGCCCGACGTGCCCACCCAGCCCTTAACctacgaggaggaggaggaggcgggcagAGTGGGCAGCAGCGGGGGCAGCGGGCCGGGGGACAGCTACAGCCCTCCCACAGGGACTGCCTCACCCCCCGAGAGGCCCCTGAGCTACGAGGCCTACGAGGgtgaagaagaagaggaggagctgGTGTACCCCCCGCCCTACGGGCTGGCACAGGGCGGCGGGCCCCCACTGTCCCCAGAGGAGCTGGGTTCAGACGAGGATGCCATCGATCCTGACCTGATGGCCTACCTCAGCTCCCTGCACCAGGACACCCTGCCAGCGGGCCTGGACAGCCAGGACAAGCTGGTGCGCAAACGCCGTTCCCAGATGCCCCAGGAGTGCCCCGTCTGCCACAAGATCATCCACGGGGCGGGCAAACTGCCACGCCACATGAGGACCCATACGGGTGAGAAGCCCTTCGCCTGTGAAGTCTGCGGCGTCCGTTTCACCCG GAATGACAAGCTGAAGATCCACATGCGGAAGCACACCGGAGAGCGCCCCTATTCGTGCTCGCACTGCCCGGCCCGCTTCCTGCACAGCTACGACCTCAAGAACCACATGCACCTGCACACGGGGGACCGGCCCTACGAGTGCCACCTGTGCCACAAGGCTTTCGCCAAGGAGGACCACCTGCAGCGCCACCTCAAGGGCCAGAACTGCCTGGAGGTGCGCACCCGGCGGCGCCGCAAGGACGATGCGCCCCCTCACTACCCCCCGCCCTCCGCCGCCACCTCGTCCCCTGCCGGCCTCGACCTCTCCAACGGCCACTTGGACACCTTCCGCCTGTCTCTGGCTCGCTTCTGGGAGACATCCGCCCCTACCGGGCCCCCAGACTCCACCCCAGGGCCCCCTGAtgacgaggaggaggagggggcacccACCACACCTCAGGCTGAAGGTGCCATGGACACCTCTTAA